The Brassica oleracea var. oleracea cultivar TO1000 chromosome C7, BOL, whole genome shotgun sequence sequence TTCTTTTTTTTTTCTTTGAGACAGGCTGCAATCATTTTGTTCAGTATACTTTAGCTCTTGTGAATAAAGATCCAAAGAAATCGATATATTTAGGTAACCTATTTGCATATTTTTGTTTTCATCCATCCCTTTAGACAGAGATGCTGAACACAGATATTGCAGATGCAGTAAACAGGTTAAAAAAGTTGGAGCATCACTGGGGAGGGAATAACTTTATAGAGTTACCTAAATTACAGGAAGGGTACATTGATGATTTGGACTCTCTTATCATTAAGGCTCAAGTTCAGGTGATCAGGTAAAGGCAAGATTGAGTTGACCTAAACTCATATGTCATACATCGCCGTTAACATATATGCAGTGTTTGAATCTTTCCCAACCAAACATATTGGCACATTGTAGTAATAACGGTTATGCATAGTTTTGTTTTGTTTTTTTTTCTTTCCTTTTCTGTTTTGTGTTGTGGATAATTTCTATGAATGATTCTTGCAGAGAGAAAATCGACAGACCTCTCCGCTGCCTTTCTAGTCAGTACAGGAGGGAACTTCTTAGGGTATATGTGCCATATGTAGAGAACATTTGGTGGCAGTTTATGGAACTGGAAAGAATCAGATTTTTGGAGCTGATGCAAGACAAGGAAAAATGGGAAAGGTATTCCACATTTTCATTCATCTCCTCCAGATTCCAGAAATAAAATTATAATAGCTTTGGATTTACCCCAATCTAGTGTATATTTTTTCCTCAAAGTTTGAGCAGTTTCCATAACACGGAATGGATTGTTGTTTTATGGTGTAGCTTTAGTTCCTTCTGGTTACGGCTGGACCAAAACACAAGGCGTAAGATGTCTCGAGAGAAAATGGATGTGGTTCTAAATGTAGCTGCAAAAATCTTCTTTGTCTTGAGGCAAGGTACATCCACTTTGATGATGGATTCCTTGTACAGTGGGTGGAAGACTATTGAAGAAGAAACTAAGAAGAAGAAAAATAGGCAGGTACAAATGGATAACGTAGAATTGCCAGCAGGCCCAGCTCCAATTGTTAGTGTGGACCAAGACATGTTTGTATTAGTGGATGATCTGTTAGTACTCATGAAGAGGACTGTTATGGCACCATTAATTCCTATAAAAGAGGAAAAGGGTTCTCAAAACCCTTCGAAGGTTAGTATCACACGCTATTTGTTTATCATGTGCGGTTGTGCACTTATTGTTTTTTTTTTAAATCTTTTATCCGAATCTAGGTGGGGGATGTTGGAGAGGAATACAGTAAAGAAGCCATAGGGCGTGATGAGAGTCGTTTAACTGAGGTTGGTAGGCGGACTATGGAGATGGTTGTTCTTGCACATATATACAGGTAATATGGCATCATTTGTCTCTTGGTTAGAAAATTTCCATATAAATCAATTCATAAGCAATCACAATACTTCGTTTTTGTAAGCTCTAACAAGCGTGAAAGATATTATTCTGAAACGGCTGATAATGTTTTGTTATCTATTTCTGATCTTCTGATATTTATGTTTCCTGTACTTTTTCACTATTGAACTGAAATCCTTCTGAGAAATGCAGCAACAAGGCTAAAGTTGCATACATAGAACATACTGCATGGGAAAGGCAAGAAGAACTTATTCGCGAAGAAGAGGAAGAGTGTCTGGCAGAAAGCAAACACAAGGCAAATAGAGGAACAACCGAAAAAGAGAGAAAATCTAAGAAGAAACAGGTTACTTACTTACTACACTTCTATTGCCTCCAAAGTATATAATCCCATAAAATATACTTGTTGGGTTGGTAATGGAGATTCTTGGTTGTTTGGTTATTCATAGGCGAAACAGAAAAAGAACAAAAAGGAGAAAAGGAAAGAAGAGAGGTTGAGATCCCAAACAGAAGAAAGGGATACTGAGAAAGAGGAAAAAGTGAGAGCTAAAGCAGAATCATCAGGTGATAAACCTGACACACTTGGAGAGAGCAGCCCTGTTCAGTGTGAATTAGATGCATCTAAGATTCACCATCCCCCATCAGAAGACACTAGCAGAGGAAGAGGCAGTTCCATATCTATCCCTAGTGGAGTTGCAGAAAGAAAGTATACCTCAGTTTATTCTGATCAATCTGTCCGAACAGGGGTAGCCAGTGGGTCATACAAAGGGAATGTTTCAAACGGGCAAACCAAGATTTGGCGTATAAAGTAAGTGAACTTCATTTGATTCTTTTATTTGTTCCACATCCTGTTAACATACCTTCTGGTGTGCAGAGGAAAAACGCAACCAAGAAACGTATCTGGTGCCAACAGCTTAGCCACTGAAACAGAGAACCAACCTTCAAGACATGCATCTAACCCTAAGAGTCAAAGCCATTCTTCTGAGACACGCAGAGTTGTTGAAGCTGGCGTGGTTATCTCTCCCATCCAAGAAGCACAGAACCCTAGGGAGCATAATCCTGTTACCATGGTGGTTCACTCAAACTTTTGATGTTTAACATTTGATAACTTTAAAGTGCTCATCAACATCAGAATGACTATATTGTGTTCTTTTTTCAGGATCGTGGCACGGTTCAGAGGCAAGAGAAAAGCCCTGCTGTGTTTTCCCCACCCAAAGCTTCTCCCTGGAATCTCAAATCTGTAGCACAAGCAAAACCGGAGAAAAGGGGTGTTTTCAAGTTAGATACCGTTCCAAATAGGAAAGCAATATCACCTTCGTCAGATCAAGCATCACCGTCTCGACATATTGAGTTCCAAACTGTGGGTTCTAGAGCCGCTGTACAGAATACTACTTCCCCAATACCTTCTATGTCAACAAGGCCTTTGCGTGCTCCTACCTTCCTTCCAAAGCAAGCTGCACCTCGAACCTCAGCAACGTCCTTTGCTCGTTCAGTGAGCTCAACAGGCCCTGTAAGTGCCCCGACACATACTCAAACTTACGTTCCTCAATCCTATAAAAATGCCATAGTTGGTTCCGACCACTCACGCTCTCAGTCAACGGGAACAAGCGCATTGGTCTCAGTATCTAATCAGTCTGGCTTCCCTGTCAACGTTGGCTCGGCGGAGGTTTCGTCCGGTGGGCTCTTGTGGACTGGTGATTCAAGCTCAAACAGAGATACAACAACTACAACAACTATCAGCGGGAATCATAGAATGAACGCTTACAGCGCACCTGTAAGTACTAGCATGAGGCAAAATGATGTTCAGATTAGGAGACCAGCACAGAGTCTGATGACCGATGAGTTCCCTCATCTGGGTATCATCAATGATCTGCTCGAAGAAGAACCTGTTTTGATGGACACAACTAGCGGATACCGTTTGCCACAATGGTTGAGCGACGTGTACTCATTTCTTGCGGATATGGGGATCGCTGGGAGGTCTAGGAGTTACACTGATGATGGATTTTACCAATCTTACGGTGAACACATGTCAGGTTCTTCGTCATCATCTTCTTCTTCGTTGTATGGGAACGGCCAGAGTGCGAATATGGACTTGTCTTTATTGGCGACGAGGAGCCAGAACGATGCGTTCTACTTACCCTTCCTTTGACGTAGACTCATCAAACCCGAACTTGTCAGCTCCAATCAACGGCTACTGAGTTTTTGTGTTGGAGTGGCAGGTCTGCATTGTGTTATATATATCTTATACATATGAAGATGGAAAGAAAAGTAAAAGAAAACATTTATGTAATGTTAGTTTTCGTCCTCTTCGTTTCAAATGAACTCTCTACAGATTTTAAAAAATAATACAGTAATAATTATGTCTCTTTTTATTTCCTTTGGTGTTCATATATTTTGCTTTTTTTAAAAAGGTTTATATATTTTGCTTTTTTTTAAGGTTCATAATA is a genomic window containing:
- the LOC106302201 gene encoding MATH domain-containing protein At5g43560, with amino-acid sequence MSETSNEDYRSGQSSEEDNLNGQISHSEALAEWRSSDQVENGFPSTWPPYWDIDDGSKHSELYGKHTWKIEKYSEISKPELRSDVFDAGGYKWYITIYPQGGDVCNHLALYLCLANHAELPPGCNHFVQYTLALVNKDPKKSIYLDAVNRLKKLEHHWGGNNFIELPKLQEGYIDDLDSLIIKAQVQVIREKIDRPLRCLSSQYRRELLRVYVPYVENIWWQFMELERIRFLELMQDKEKWESFSSFWLRLDQNTRRKMSREKMDVVLNVAAKIFFVLRQGTSTLMMDSLYSGWKTIEEETKKKKNRQVQMDNVELPAGPAPIVSVDQDMFVLVDDLLVLMKRTVMAPLIPIKEEKGSQNPSKVGDVGEEYSKEAIGRDESRLTEVGRRTMEMVVLAHIYSNKAKVAYIEHTAWERQEELIREEEEECLAESKHKANRGTTEKERKSKKKQAKQKKNKKEKRKEERLRSQTEERDTEKEEKVRAKAESSGDKPDTLGESSPVQCELDASKIHHPPSEDTSRGRGSSISIPSGVAERKYTSVYSDQSVRTGVASGSYKGNVSNGQTKIWRIKGKTQPRNVSGANSLATETENQPSRHASNPKSQSHSSETRRVVEAGVVISPIQEAQNPREHNPVTMDRGTVQRQEKSPAVFSPPKASPWNLKSVAQAKPEKRGVFKLDTVPNRKAISPSSDQASPSRHIEFQTVGSRAAVQNTTSPIPSMSTRPLRAPTFLPKQAAPRTSATSFARSVSSTGPVSAPTHTQTYVPQSYKNAIVGSDHSRSQSTGTSALVSVSNQSGFPVNVGSAEVSSGGLLWTGDSSSNRDTTTTTTISGNHRMNAYSAPVSTSMRQNDVQIRRPAQSLMTDEFPHLGIINDLLEEEPVLMDTTSGYRLPQWLSDVYSFLADMGIAGRSRSYTDDGFYQSYGEHMSGSSSSSSSSLYGNGQSANMDLSLLATRSQNDAFYLPFL